A segment of the Candidatus Protochlamydia naegleriophila genome:
CTTCAATAAAGGATCTAAATTCGCCGCCTGTGTTGCCGGATTGCAAGAAATATAAATCAGTTTAGGAGCCTGGAGAGCCAGTACGTGTTCAATTGCTTTAGGATCCAAACCTGCACGTGGTGGATCTACCATAACAACATCTGGATGCTGCTTGGTCTCTTGAGCAAGATTCGCCAAAACCTGTCCAACATCGCCAGCCCGAATCACTACATTGGACAATCCATTCTCCTTTAAATTCTCGCGCGCATCCAAAACGGATTCTGGACTCAATTCAATTCCAACGACCTGCTTAACGTGCTTTGCCGCACAAATCCCAAGCGTCCCCGTCCCACAATAAAGGTCATAGACGAGAGAATCCGATGTAAGATCGGCAAGCTTTAATGCTCGCTCATATAAGCGCTCGGCCTGAGCGGTATTTGGTTGAAAAAAAGCCGAAGGACTAATGCGAAAATGAAGAGGCTGAGGTGGTTGCCCCTCTACTGGCAAATAGAGAGTCTCGCGAATATGGTCTGGGCCATATAAAAGCATCTCATAAAAATTGGTAGGCCTGCCTTTAGCAATTTGCTGGATTCGCAAAAAAATCGAAAGTTCCTGCAAAGGATCCTTAGGCTCAATCGTATCGCGCAAGGCCTGCACAAAGGATTGCAATTGCTGTTTATTTAACGCATAGTGTGCATTTCCCGATACGGTTAACATCACCATGCGGTCTCCCGTTCGCTGCCCCTCTCGCAAAGTCAACGTTCGCAAAGACCCCGTATCTTTGCCGCTATAATAAGCTTCCAAACCTGACTCGTTCCACCAACGGCTAACAACCTGCGCCGTTTCTGCAAACCAGGGACTTGGCAAGTAGCACTCCTGCATCTGGAAGACATGCCCCCGTGTCCCTGCTAAAATCAATCCCAAATAGCGGTGGCCAGCCTTGTCACTGGAAAATGTCAACTCCATTTTATTGCGGTAATGCCACGGTGCGCTTGGGATAATAGAATGCCAGCTAACATCGTCGTGCAAATAAGGCTTTAAATAGCTCTTGATCCACTCTTCTTTCTGCTGCAGCTGAAGCTCATAAGGCATTTGCTGCCAGCGGCATCCTCCGCAAGCCGCAAAATGAATGCAGCGCGCCTCTATGCGATTCGGAGACGGGGACGTAATGGCTTGCAAACGACTCTGATAAAGCCCTTTTTTTTTCTTGGTTAAAAGAGCCGATGCCTGATCGCCTGGAATAGCAAAAGGAACCTCAACTTCAATCTGCCGATCATCTGCCGTTAAAGCAGATCCAATGCCATACCCGTCTTTAGAGAATTTTTGTATGGACACCTCAACAAGTCGCTGCTTCATGGCTTTTCCAACTAAAAAATTAATAAAAAATAAAAGGAAGATTTTTCACAAGACTGTATGTGAATAACAAGCAAAATTTATCGTGAATCATTCTAGGTTATCTTTTAATCTTTATCCAGAAAAAGGATGATAAGTGCGGTCGAAAGAAAGGCGATTGCAAGACCTAAATAAAAAAGGGAAGACCTCTAAAGCCTCCCCTACTGGATGAAATAGATAATTTAAAACTATCTAGAACCAACTCTTTTTGTTGGAAGCTTAGCTGTCGCACGCTTAACAGACATTTGACGTGGTCTGAAGCTTGTTGACTTAGCTTTTGGCTTCGCTTTAACAGCAGCAGCTTTTTTAGCAGCCGGAGCGGCTTTAGCTTTAGAAGCAGCAGCTGGCTTGCTTTTAGCAGCAGCGACTGATTTCCCAGCTTTTGGAGCTGCTTTCGCAGGCTTCTTTTGGCCTTTGTTTTTCTTTTCTGAAGAAATAGACTCTTTACGGAATAACTTTGCAATCTTTTCTAATTTAACTGTTCCTGTACGAACGCGCTGAGAAGCTGCCTTGTTACCATTTTCAGATTTCTCGAGATCTGTTGTAATATTAGCTAATAGCTCTCTCAATTGTTTAAAAGTGTCTTTTAATGACATGCCTAGAACTCCTCCTATTTAGAGTTATATATTGACGATTAAGTGAATATTAACTTTGGATATATTGTGCAACATTTTTCTTCATGTTTTTGTATTTTTTTTGCACTTTTTTACAAAAACAATCCTTTTGAGACGCTTTTCTCGCCCAATCAATGCTCTTTGAACCCCAACCACAGCCAAGTCCAATCGATCCATTATCCCCGCAATTGGCTACAAATCTGTAACCACTCGTAGATGATGGCAAATTTTCAATTTTGATGAAGGAAATGCTGCTTGCATTCCCGAAGCGAAAGATAATATTCAACTATCGGATGAGCGACTACGAGCGATGTTTTGTCTTTTAATCCATTAAGAAAAAACTAGATTTACGCACAATCACGCATTTAAACTGGAAAGTCAAGGCCCTTCCGCCAACTATTTCTGCTCCGAATAACTCTTAGAAAGCTTTCAACAAAAATGTTAAGTAGGCGTGTCTTCAAATTGCTAAACGCCTAAATTCAAATTCTTTCATCTTTAAATTTCAGCCCGCAAAGTTTTCTGTTAAGGTATTTTTTCAAACATCGAAATTCTAAATTAACTGATATCCAAATAGATGAGACATGATGAAAATTTGTAGTCAATCTGTTAAGCTGATAACCTACTATCGTTTGCCGTGAGGATTTATGAAAAAATGGGCTTTGACTGCTCTTTATTTAACTTGCTATTGGGCTGCTGCTGTGCCAGCTGAAGAAGATGCCCAAAGACTGCAACAAGCCGAAAATTTGAGAGCAGAAGGACTTTATTTAGATGCCTTGAATCACTACCGACAGCTCGCTGAAATGCCTTCATCTCAATTGGCAAATTCGCAAAAGCTCTTGATTCTATCTCAAGCCGCCTGTCATTTAGAGCTCAATGAGCCAGAAGAGGCTTTGAATTTATTAAAGAACAGTCCACTGATATCATCGCATGACACAACCAGCCTTTATCTAGCGAGTTTGGCTTATCGCGACCTGCAACGGCATGAAGAAGCCTTAACAGCCTTAAACTCCATTTCTCCTGAAGAAGAAAAAGAGCTGGCTTGCGTCATCGCGTTAGAAAAAGGGGTTAACAGCTTTTATCTGAATCAGTTCGAACAGGCTCGCCTATACCTAAAGAACGTCTCCTGGAACCAAGCAAATCCGATCCCCTTTTATTTATCCCAACTCTATCTAATAAAACTTTCCCTTGCAGAGCATAACATACCAGCAGCCAAACTCCCTATCGAAAACTTATCCGACAAACTTGAAGATAGTCATCCTCTTGCATACGAAAAAAACTACTTAGAAGGTGTTGTCTTTTTTCATGAAGGATCTACACAGCAGGCCATCGAATGCTTTAAGAAGGCTTGCCCCGTCTATCCTTGTAGCTGGAAAAAAGATATTTTGGCCCATTTAATTAAAAGCTATCTAAAACAGAGCGAGCAGGCATTGGAAGCTGAAAAAGCCTTGTCTTTTTTAGCTCAAGCAGAAGAGACTTTAACGGCCATGCGAGCAGCAGATGAAACATACTACCTGCTCTTAAGCGATTTTTATCTCATAAAAGCGCGCCTCTTAAAAGACAAACAAGCCTATGAACAAGCACAACAGATTTTAAATGACAAAACACATATTAAAACTGAAGAAGGATCGCATCAGGCTAAACTCAAACAAGCCGCTGCCACTCCAACGTATCAAGAACGCTCTAAGCTATATATGCAATTAATCCAAGAAGCCCAGTCGAATAACCTCCTCCAAGCGGATGCTTGGTATTTCAAAGGAATGAACGAATTAGAAGAGGGGCTCTTGATGCAAAAAACGCCTCTATTCCTCCCTTCGGCCTCAAACCTCTTTGAACTATCAGCGCAATCTTTTGCTAATGCTTATCAATTTTATTCTCCCTCCCACACTGCCCAATCGGCGGCTTCTTTAAAATACCAAGCTCTTGCTTATTATCACCAAGCAAGTGACTTAAAAAAGAAACAGGCTCTCGAGCTTCTGCAAAGACTCATAAAAGAACCCGCATTAAAAGAAACGTTTGCAGAACCAACTGAATTATATACCCTTGTCGGCCTCATAGCCACAAATCTAGAAGAGCCCGATGCTACTATTGCTTCGCAAACCATCACTCTATTGGATCAAGCCCTTAATCAATCCCGGAATGAGCAGCTCTTTAAACTCAAGGGAATCCTCTATACTAAAATGGATCGATGGCAAGAAGCGGATGACCATTTTGCTCAATTTCTTCAAGACCATCCAAACTCTGAAGAAAGCGAAGTTCTCTTTTGGCGGGCAGAATGCGCATCTCACTTGAAAAATGAAACGGCAAGAAAGCAATACTTGCAGCAACTGTACCAGCAAAGCCCCGACAGCCCTTATGCCCCTTATGCCTACTTCCGTTACTATACCTATCGTGACTATATGCGCGGCCAACGCAAGGCAATTAAACACCTACAAGCCATGCCACGCTCTTTTCCTGGACATCCCCTTTTGATCAGCGCCTACTACTTGATTGGTTTAGATTATTTAAAAGATCGTTTATCTGAAGAGGGAGAATTAGTGCAGCGCAAGGATAAAATAGCGGCAATCGACTTCCTACACTTGGCAGAAACAACTTTTGATGAATTAGTAAAGCAAGAAAAACTGCCGCCAAAAGAACTTGCCTATTTCATTCAGATACGTTACCAGGCCACTTTGGAAAGAGCCTTGGCTAATTTAGCCATTGCCGATGCTTCTCCACCAGCTAAAA
Coding sequences within it:
- a CDS encoding tetratricopeptide repeat protein encodes the protein MKKWALTALYLTCYWAAAVPAEEDAQRLQQAENLRAEGLYLDALNHYRQLAEMPSSQLANSQKLLILSQAACHLELNEPEEALNLLKNSPLISSHDTTSLYLASLAYRDLQRHEEALTALNSISPEEEKELACVIALEKGVNSFYLNQFEQARLYLKNVSWNQANPIPFYLSQLYLIKLSLAEHNIPAAKLPIENLSDKLEDSHPLAYEKNYLEGVVFFHEGSTQQAIECFKKACPVYPCSWKKDILAHLIKSYLKQSEQALEAEKALSFLAQAEETLTAMRAADETYYLLLSDFYLIKARLLKDKQAYEQAQQILNDKTHIKTEEGSHQAKLKQAAATPTYQERSKLYMQLIQEAQSNNLLQADAWYFKGMNELEEGLLMQKTPLFLPSASNLFELSAQSFANAYQFYSPSHTAQSAASLKYQALAYYHQASDLKKKQALELLQRLIKEPALKETFAEPTELYTLVGLIATNLEEPDATIASQTITLLDQALNQSRNEQLFKLKGILYTKMDRWQEADDHFAQFLQDHPNSEESEVLFWRAECASHLKNETARKQYLQQLYQQSPDSPYAPYAYFRYYTYRDYMRGQRKAIKHLQAMPRSFPGHPLLISAYYLIGLDYLKDRLSEEGELVQRKDKIAAIDFLHLAETTFDELVKQEKLPPKELAYFIQIRYQATLERALANLAIADASPPAKKHIYLEYTEDVFKELVQTLRSPSPLVKALLIRDQIYPRILQESEFWLAQTYCKKGKQEQANLLYDQLIHDSKQAGMEHGYLVSRACYEKGCLAQQSQDYTQALSYFLAAEQANATNFLSPDQKLDLWIQQSQCYKELKQFDEAMLLLSKVVNDEAISSLRVKAMYLRADLYALQGRPELALKQLEATSRKGGEWSKKAKEKLEQDYVY
- a CDS encoding histone, with translation MSLKDTFKQLRELLANITTDLEKSENGNKAASQRVRTGTVKLEKIAKLFRKESISSEKKNKGQKKPAKAAPKAGKSVAAAKSKPAAASKAKAAPAAKKAAAVKAKPKAKSTSFRPRQMSVKRATAKLPTKRVGSR
- the rlmD gene encoding 23S rRNA (uracil(1939)-C(5))-methyltransferase RlmD, which produces MKQRLVEVSIQKFSKDGYGIGSALTADDRQIEVEVPFAIPGDQASALLTKKKKGLYQSRLQAITSPSPNRIEARCIHFAACGGCRWQQMPYELQLQQKEEWIKSYLKPYLHDDVSWHSIIPSAPWHYRNKMELTFSSDKAGHRYLGLILAGTRGHVFQMQECYLPSPWFAETAQVVSRWWNESGLEAYYSGKDTGSLRTLTLREGQRTGDRMVMLTVSGNAHYALNKQQLQSFVQALRDTIEPKDPLQELSIFLRIQQIAKGRPTNFYEMLLYGPDHIRETLYLPVEGQPPQPLHFRISPSAFFQPNTAQAERLYERALKLADLTSDSLVYDLYCGTGTLGICAAKHVKQVVGIELSPESVLDARENLKENGLSNVVIRAGDVGQVLANLAQETKQHPDVVMVDPPRAGLDPKAIEHVLALQAPKLIYISCNPATQAANLDPLLKGGYRLQAVQPVDQFPQTVHVENIVVLTC